In the genome of Blastopirellula retiformator, the window GGGTCAAACCGACCCCCGTCGTCCCGTTCCATACGCTGGTGACCTGCGGCATGGCGGAAGCGCCGATGCCGGTTCCGCCGGAAGCGGAAGATCGCGCCTACGCTGAGATGCTCCTTTGCCTGCCGCAAAACTGGCCGATCGACGACGGCGCGCTCGCCAACGAGGCGATCTATTGGCCGCTCCGCTGGATGAAGCACATCGCCCGGCTGCCGCAAGAGAAGAAGACCTACATCGCCAAGTCGCACGTCCTGCCCAACGGCGTTCCGACGCGTCCCTTTCATACCAGCACGCCGATGTCGGCCTGGATGTTTATCCCGCCGCCGTTCGAGTCGGCCGAACTAAAACGGACGGCGGTCGGCGAGCGAACGGTCCATTTCATCGGGATGCAGGCGCTGCACATGAACGAACTCCGCTTCTTCTACCAACATGGCTACGCCGAGACGCTCCGCCGCCTACAGGCCGAATTCCCCGCTCGAACGCTACACAGCATGCGTCGCCCCAGTTTTTTGACGCCGGGCTAGTTTCCCCGCGCCGGAAAATCTCGGCTAAAATCGGGAATTCTCGATTTCGCAAGAACGATCAAGATCCCCCTTCGTCCGCTCTCTAAAATTCGCAGTCATGAACGCGACGCGCACACGATATGCCGAGAAGATCCTGAGGGTTCAGATCCTCATCCAAAACCACCTGGATGAAGATCTGTCGCTCGAAACGTTGGCCGATGCGGCAGGCTATTCGCCGTATCATTTCCACCGGGTCTTTCGCGGAATCGTGGGCGAGAGTGCGGATGACTACGTGCGCCGATTGCGAATGGAGCGGGCCGCTCAATCGCTACGGTATCGTCGTCGTTCGGTGCTCGAAGTCGCGCTCGACGCTGGATATGGGTCGCACGAGGCGTTTACTCGCGCATTCGTCCGCACTTTCGGCGTCACTCCGAGCGACTACCAGTCGCTGGAGCATCCACCAGCCGCGATCAAGGAGCACATCATGTCGACTGTCTCTTACGAAACGACCGACGTTCAAATCAAAACGCAGCCTTCGCGCCGCATGGCCTACATTCGGGTCGTCGGCAAATACGATTTCGAAACGCTCAATCCCGCCTTCGGGAAAGTCCTGCAGTTCGCCGGTCAGAACGGTCTGATCAACGAGAAGACCGAGTGCATGGGGGTCTATCACGACGATCCGCTCGTCACCGACGGCGGCAAACAGCGCAGCGACGTCGGCTTTACCGTCGACGAGAACTTCCAGCCGACCGGCGAGATCCAGGTGCAAACCATCCCCAGCGGCCGCTGCGCCGTGCTGCGTCACAAAGGGCACTACGACAGCCTGCATGGCGCCTACAACTGGCTCTTCTCGGTCTGGCTGCCCGACAGCGGCTACGAACCGGGCAACATCGCGGCGTACGAAATCTACGTCAACGACGCCAGCCAACTGCCGCCAGAAGAGTGGCTGACCGATATCTGCATTCCGCTGGCGTAAGGAAGGGGACAACCCAGTGGGCGCCGTTGACAAGTCTTCGTGGCAACGGCGCCCCTATTTCTTTTTTGTTCCTTCCTACCATGTCTCCGGCCGCGTTCTTCCCCGCGGCCTCCGTGTTCCCTTCTTCTATAACGGGGTCGAATTTCGAAGCTCATCGAACTTCCGCCGCGTCTGGCCTGTCTACCCCCGCATTGACCCGCCTCCGAATCTCTGGAAAATGTTGGGGTTCTTGAGGTTACATTCTCCGCTGTAGCGTCTGAAACATGCTCCGCGGCGGTTTTCGCCCCCCAATCAAGGCAATTTTCGATGGCTGCGCCCGCCAAACGCCCCTCCAAGTATCAAGTCTTCCTGCTGTGGTCGAACGATACGGTCAAGGAATGCCGCGAGGTGCGGAAGTTCTTCAAAGAATTCAACAAAACGGTCGCCAAACCCAACTATGGCGTCACGTTTGAAATCATCGACCACTGCTTCGATACCGACGATCAGGGGCATCCGGGCGCCGTGCCGTCGCGCGAGCTGCTGGAGAAAGCCCGTGAAACCCTCTGCCTGACGATTGGTCTGGGGTCGGACAACGAGGCGTCGCTGAACCCCTACACCCAAGAGACGGCCCAGCAAGAGCTGGATATCGTCCTGGAAAGCGCCAAGCAGACGCAACTGCTGCAGTGCGTGTGGTTTATGCGCAACGACCACAACGGCAATCGGGAAGACGTCGCCGGCGAAATGTACGATCTGCTCCGTCTGCCGGCCGGCCTGAAGCCCGACCAGGTCAAGCTGTTTGAGCCGACCGACGATTTCAAGGAAATGCTGGCCAGCGTCGTCACCAAGAAGCTGACCGCCAAGAATCGCCCCTGGACCGTAAGCGAAGACGAAGCGAACTTGTCGGCCCTGGAAGCGGCTCGCCGCCAGAAGATGCAGCAGCTGGTCGACCTGGGAATCGACCCGTGGGGCCAGCGATTTGACGATCACGTCGCGATCGCCGACGTCCGGACCAAGGAAGGCGAAATCACCGCCAAGACCGAAACGGTCGACGGCAAGGAATCGACCAACTACACCGGGCCGAAGGTTCGCATCGCTGGCCGCATCGTCCTGATGCGCTCGGCGGGCAAGCTGATCTTTGCCGACGTTCGCGACCGGACCGGGCAGATCCAGATCTTCATCGGCCAAAATCAGGTTGGCGAGCGGAACTGGAAAATCGCCCAGTGTCTTGACCTGGCCGACATCGTCGGGATCGACGGCGAGCTGAAGAAGACTAAGACGGGCGAACTGACCGTCTTTGTCGAAGAACTGCACTTCTTGACCAAGACCCTCGATCCGCCGCCGGAGAAGCACAAGGGCCTGACCGATCCGGAATTGCGTCAGCGGATGCGTTATCTCGACCTGGCGCACACCGACGGAGCGATCGAGCGGTTCGTCAAACGCATCGAGATCGTCAAGTCGGTCCGTCAGACGCTGTCCAACCAGGGCTTCCTGGAGATCGAAGGTCCGACGCTGCACGCCATCGCCGGCGGCGCCGCGGCTCGTCCGTTTATCACGCACCACAACGCGCTCGGCATGGAGCTATACATGCGGATCGCGCTCGAGCTGCACCTGAAGCGGCTGCTGGTGGGCGGCATGGAGCGGGTCTTTGAGCTGGGCCGCGTCTACCGCAACGAAGGGATCAGCCCCAAGCACAATCCCGAGTTTACGATGCTCGAGGTCTACCAGGCGTACGGCAACTATCGTTCGATGATGGACCTGACCGAAGCGATCATCACCGACGCTATCAAAGCTATCGGTGAGAAGTTCGAGCTGCCGTATGGCGAAACGCTGGTTAACTTCACCCCGCCGTTTGAGCGACGGACCTACGCCGAGTTGTTCCAAGAGTGCACCGGCATCGATCCGACCGACGACAACGCCGTGAAGCTGTACGCGGTCAACCTGGGTCTCGACACCGAAGGGAAGCACCCCGACGTCATCCGCAACGAGATCTTTGAAGAGAAGGTCGAGGATTCGCTGCAGGGGCCGATCTTTGTGATCGATTATCCTGCTAGCATTTGCCCTCTGACCAAGCGTAAGCCCGACAACCCGGCGGTCGCCGAGCGGTTCGAGCTTTTCATCAACGGCATGGAAGTGGCCAACGCCTACACCGAGCTGAACGACCCTGATTTGCAGGACCAACTGTTCCGCACCCAGCTGGAAGGGCAGCCGGAAGAAGACTCGATGGCCAAGATGGACCATGACTTCATCCGGGCGCTGCGCAACGGCATGCCGCCGGCTGGGGGTCTCGGAATTGGCATTGACCGGTTGGTCATGTTACTTACTAATACGCAGACGATTCGCGAGATCATTCTATTCCCCCTCCTGCGGCACGAAACGTCGCAAGAATAGAGCTTGCCGATAGATCCACGCCGGCACGGAAGCCGTCGTAGTCGATAAAGCCGAAGGATTGGCGATGTATAAGCTGTTACTCTGCCTGCGCTATCTGCGAACTCGCTATATTGCGCTCGCTTCGATCATCAGCGTCACGCTCGGCGTGGCGACCATGATCGTCGTTAACTCCGTCATGTCGGGCTTCGCGCACGAGATGCACTCGCGCCTGCATGGCATCCTGTCGGACGTGGTGCTGGAAAGCCACAGCCTGAACGGCTTCTACCACTGGGAAGAAGAGCTGGCCAAGGTCCAGGAAGTCGCTGGCGACGACATCGAAGCGGTCACCGCCACCGTCCATGTGCCGGCGATGCTCAGCATCAAGATCCGCGATCAGTGGATGCCGCGGCACGTGACGCTGGTCGGCATTGATCCCGCTTCGTACGCTAAAGTGAGCGACTTTACGCAGTACCTGAAGCATCCGGCCAACCGGAAGAACGTCAACTTCGACCTGAAAGAGTCCGGCTACGAAGCGGAAGAAGGTTCTCCCTTGCGCGAAGCTGGCTGGGGACATCGCCGCGGTAAAGTGATGTACGAGCGCGAACTGGAAATGCAGCTGATGCAGTTCCGGCAGTTTGAAGAAACCGGCCGCTGGCCCGATCAAGATTTGCTGAAACAAAAACGGATGATGCAACCGGCGCCGATCGCGCTGGTCGATCACGAGGAAGACGTCCTCGAGCAAACGATCGTTCCGCCGTTCGCCTCCGATCCTGACGCTCCGCCGCTGCCGGGCGCCCGGCCCGAAGAGCTGAACAAGATGGCCAACGCCGAGCTGTACGACGAAAACAAGAAGGGCGCCGACCCGTTCTCTTCGCGGCGCGGTTTGCCGGCCGAATCGACCTACGATCCGCTCACCCACCAGGCGACCGGCTTGATCCTAGGGATCGCCATCGGCAGCGTCCGCGATCGCGACAAAGTGACTGGCGAAGTGAAGGACTTTTTCATGGTCCTGCCGGGCGACGACGTCAAACTGACGTTCCCGACTGCGGAGAATCCGCCGAAAGCGATGAACGCCACGTTCACCGTCACCGACTTTTACGAAAGCAAGATGAGCGAATACGACGCCGCGTTCGCCTTCATGCCGCTCGACCAACTGCAGCGACTGCGCGGCATGATTCATCCTGAACAAGGGACCGCGATCTCTTCGATTCAGATCAAGCTGAAAGAGGGCGCCAACCTGCAGGAAGTGACCGATCGGTTGCGAGCCGCGTTTCCGCCTGCCACTTCGCCGTATCGCATTCAATCGTGGCGCGACCTGCAAGGTCCGCTGCTGTCGGCGGTCGAAATGGAAAAGACGATTCTGAACATCCTGTTGTTTTTGATCATCGGCGTCGCCGGCTTCGGCATCCTGGCGACCTTCTACATGATCGTCGTCGAGAAGACCAAAGACATCGGCATCTTGAAATCGCTGGGCGCCTCTGGCGGCGGCATCATGAGCATCTTCCTGGGCTACGGTTTGTCGCTCGGGATCGTCGGCTCCGGAGTCGGCATGGTGCTGGGCCTGTTGTTCGTCATCAACATCAATCGGGTCGCCGCGGTGATCGAATGGATTACCGGCCGCGAAGTGTTTGACCCCACGGTTTATTACTTCCGCGAAATCCCGACGATCATCGAACCTTGGAGCATTGTCTGGGTCGTCGCAGGCGCGATGCTGATCGCCGTTTTGGCGAGCGTTTTGCCGGCGATGCGAGCCGCGCGACTTCACCCAGTAGAGGCACTTCGCTATGAGTAACGCAGAACCGCAAGGCTTGTCCGCCCTCGAAATCCGTCTGCAGCGCGAAAGCGTGCTTCCTGATCACGAAGCCCGGCGCCATGGCGTCACTGGTCCGCACATTGCGGCCAGCAAGTTCACGCCGCCGGCCGCCGCGCCGGAAGCGAAGAGCGAGAAGCCGGCCAAGAAAAAGAAGAAGCCGTTGCTGGAAACGAAGAACCTGCACAAGAGCTACCGCAAAGGTCGGCTGACGATCCCGGTCTTGCGGGGCGTCGACTTTGCGGCCGAAGAAGGCAAAATCACCACCATCATCGGGCAAAGCGGCAGCGGCAAGAGCACGCTGTTGCACCTGATGGGGACGCTCGACTCGCCCGACTCCGGCGAGATCAACTTCGCCAACACGCGAATCGACAAACTGAACATCCGCCAGCGCGACGCACTACGTAGCCGCGCGTTTGGCATGATCTTCCAGTTCTATCACTTGCTGCCGGAACTGACGACGCTCGAAAACGTCCTGACGCCGATCATGATCTCGCACGGGATGTGGCGGTATTGGGCGGCCCGCAAGAAGTTCCGCAAGCGGGCTGAAGAGCTGCTCGAAATGGTCGGCCTGGGCCACCGCGTCACGCACAAACCGCGCGAACTTTCCGGCGGCGAAATGCAGCGGACCGCGATTGCCCGAGCGCTGATCGCGCAGCCGCGGATCTTGCTGGCTGACGAACCGACCGGCAACCTCGACGAGCAAACCGGCGGCGAGATCATGGACATCCTGAAGCGGCTCAACCGCGAACAGAATCTGACGATCGTCATGGTCACCCACGACAATGCGATCGCCGAGCAAGGCCACGAAACCATCCGCCTAACCGGCGGCCGGGTCGAAAAGACGTAGGCTGCAACGCTCGCTCTCCCTGGCGCCTGGCGCCATGCTCTTATCGCGTCTTCGCGAGAAGAGCATGGCCTACCGATTGGCGACTTGCTCTCCCAGCAGTGGCACACGTTTTATAGAACTTCTGCGAAGCTCTCTGCCGAAATTCGCGAATTTCTCGCGTAATTGCTCTGGATGCTGGCGCCCCCCGTTTGCTACTCTCCCGCGCGATTACCTCATAGTTTCTCGCTCACTGCACACAGCAAGGAGGCTGCGATGCGTGCCCTGGCACTCTCGGTTTTGGCGTTTCTCTTCGGATTGATCTTTTCCGGAGGCTGCAATGTCGAACAACTCGAAAAACTAGCCGCCGAAGTCGCCCAACATCAGCAGAACCAACAAGCCGGGTCGACCGCCGGCGATAGCGGCGGCGCCCTCGCCGCGCCGTCGGGCGATACGATCCGGATCGCCTCGTACAACATCCAGGTCTTCGGCCAATCGAAGATGGATAAGCCCGACGTGATGCAGGTGCTGACCGAGATCGTTCGCAAGTTCGACCTGGTCGCCGTGCAAGAGCTGCGGAGCAAAGAACAGGACGTCATTCCTCGCTTTCTGCAGATGATCAACGCCAACGGGGGCAACTACGACGCGATCGTCGGACCGCGCCTCGGCCGCACCAGCAGCAAAGAACAATACGTATTCATCTACGACAAGAACCGAATCGCGATCGAACCGAGCTCGGTCTATACGATCAACGACCCCAGCGACCTGTTGCATCGCGAACCGCTGGTCGCCACTTTTCGCGCGATCGGCGGCGATCAATCGCGCACTCCGTTCCGCTTCACCTTGATCAACATGCACACCGACCCGGATGAAACCGACGAAGAGCTCGACGCCTTGGGCGAAGTCTATCAACTGGTTCGCTACAGCGGCAACGAAGATGACGTGATCCTGCTGGGCGACTTGAACGTCAGCTACAAGAAGCTGGGCGCGCTCGGCCAGATCCCCGGCATCACCTACACGGTGGCGGACGAAGCGACCAACACGCTTCGCAAATCAAGCTACGACAACCTCGTCTTCCTGGCGGCCGACACGCAAGAGTTCACCGGCCGCGCCGCCGTGTACGACACGCAAAAAGAGTTCGGCCTGACGCTCGATCAGGCAATGGACGTTTCGGACCACTTGCCGGTCTGGGGCGAGTTCTCCGCCTACGAATCCGGCCCCTCGGCCGTCGCGTCGGGCGCCGGAGCGCCAGTTCGCTAACGACGTTGGCAAGAATAGTAGCCCGAAGCGCGAGCAAGGGAAATGCGTCGGGCTACTTCAAGAAAGGAATGTGGCGTCGCTTGGTTAATAGTCTTGCGGCCGCTACTGGCGAGTGTTTTTCTTCCTACCGCTTTCAGCTTTCCGCTATCCGCTTTTCTTGTCGACCCCATTTCCCTCGCTCGCGCGTCGGGCTACTATTTGCCCCTACACCAGCGGCAACAGCGTTGCGAAGGCGAGCGTTGACAGGAAGCTGACGCCCCCCAATACCAACAGCAGCAGCGTCCACGACTTCAGCGCTTCGACTTCGGTCAGACCGCTCATTTTCGCGAAGACCCAGAACCCGCTGTCATTCATCCACGATCCCATCAGCGAGCCGCTGCCGATCGCGGCGGCCAAATAGACCGGGTGGCAGCCGAGCGTTTCCGGCGTCGCCAGTCCTCCCAGCATCGCAGCGCCGGTGATCATCGCCACCGTGCTCGAGCCTTGGGCGATCTTCAAGACCGAGGCGATTGAGAAGCCAAGCAGCAAAATCATCACGGCGCTACCGCCGCCATTGCCGACGCTAAACAGCTCGCGAATCGCCGGGCCGACGTTGGCGGCTCCCAGCATCGCGCCGAACGCGCCGCCGGCACAGGTGATCAAGATAATCACGCCGCCGCTCATCAGCGCCACTTCGACCGACTGGGCCAGTTCTTTCAGCGACAACTTCCGCGAAGAGACCAGCGTCGCCATCGCAATCACCGCCGATAGCAGCAGCGCAAAGTTAGGATCGCCAAACGCCGCCGACCAGTTGGCCGCTTTTCGGGCGTCCGTTTCCCAGACATGCGGCTCGATCAAGTCGTCGCCGTAGGTCGCTTCGAGCACTTGGCGATTCATCCGCTCGGCGTCGACCGGTTTCATGCGGGTGTTGTCGCCGTTCACCTTCTTGACCAGCGCCGGCGGCATCTTGCCAGGCAAGTCGACCCCCAGCGGCTTGTGCGTTAGCACGAACTGATTCAAGCCGGAAACGAGCGCTTGCTGATCATCAGCCGACAGCGAACCGTCTTTCAGCAGCAGATCAGCGATCTCGGCCCGGCGTTCTTTCTGGAAATCGCTTTCCTGAATCGCGGCGACCATCCGCTTGCCAAGCGTATCCTCTTCGCCGCTATTTTCGGCCTTTACCTGGTTGCGGAGCTTCTCCCAGTCGACCTCTTCCACCTTCAGCTGTGCGGCACGCTGACCATCGGCGATGGTCGTCAGCACGGTATTGGTAGAGATTAACAAGACCGGTAACAGCACCGGCAGCAGCGAAACGAAGAGGCTCGGCAGCTGGTCGTCGGGCAGTTCTTCCGGCTCTGGCTCGGCGCTGATCGGCCGCATCGGCAACGGCATCCAACGATTCATGAACATGGAAAAGAGGAGCCCGGCGATTGCGCCCGGCAAGGCGACGCCGGCGCCAACCAGGATCATCATCCCTTTGTCGACGCCCAGTTGGTCCGCGACCACCAGCGGACCTGGCGTCGGCGGCACGAGCGTGTGCGTAATCGCGCCACCGGTGGCGATCGCCATCACATACAGCAGATAGTTTTTGGAGGTTCGGCGGAACAGAGATCGGGCCAGCGGCACCAGCAGGTAAAAGACGGTGTCAAAGAAGACCGGCACCGCCAGGATAAAACCGCTTCCCATTAGCGCGGCCGGCGCTCGCTTTTCGCCGCAGATCCCCATCATCCAGCGGACGACGCGATCGGCCGCGCCGCTATCGAGCATGCACTTGCCGATGATCGCCGCCAGGGCGATCACAATGCCAACGCCCCCTGCCATGCCGCCGAAGGCCCCGGCGACTCGGCTGAATTTGTCTTGTATGCTGCCGTCCGCCATCAAGCTGACCGCCATCGCCGCGACCAACATCGCGATGAAAGCGTTGGTTCGCAGGAAGATGATCAGCCCCAACACCGTGGCCATACCGACGCCCAAACAGAGCAGGGCGTAGTTCACTTCATCAGGGGTCATGGGCGGGCGTCTCTAGCGGCGTTTTCAGAGAAGTGGGGTAATTTTCCGTGGCGCGGGGAAGTATGAGAATGCCACAACGAGGCCCGAATATCAAGGGTTACGCTGGGAAATAGGGAGCCAAATCCGGCAAGAGCCGCTGCAGCCACGTTGATTGGGGGCAACAAGGGGGACGATCGGGGCGCTAAGCGGCGCTGACCCATTTGAGCCACCTCTCGCCGCCCAATTGCTTCGTATCCTAAGCCCGCAGATTCTTGGGAAATCGGCGCGACTCGGCTGCTCGCGTTGTTGGCCGCCACCCCGTTTATTCGGCCTCGATCGCCACCCAGCGTGCTAGCAACAACGCCGATCGGGCTTGGTTGTTTAGGGGCCGATCCGTTACATTGCCCTGCTATCAAATTCGGCTTCCCGGCTCCCGCGAAAGAAAGCATTCTCCATGAGCGTCACACTTGGCCAGCTGGCTACTCTCGTCGAAGGGAAGCTGCTGGGAGACGCACAACTCGACATCACCGGCGCCGCGATCATTCGCGATTCGCAGCCAGGCGAAATCACCCTGGCCGACCGTCCCGAATTGGCCAAAGAATTGGCTCGTTCGCAAGCCGCCGCCGTGATCACCAATGGCGAGTTCGCCCCAGCCGGCATGCCGGTCATTCTGGTCGAAGACGTCCACGTCGCGTTCGCCAAGGTGGTCGCGCTGTTCCGTCCCTCGCTGACCAAGATGACGCCCGGCGTTCACCCTTCGGCCGTCGTCGCCGAAAGCGCGACGATCGCCCCCGACGCATCGATCGGCCCGATGGTCATCATTGGCGAAGGAGTCACGATCGCAGCCGGCGCCATCATTCATAGCGGCGCCCAGATCAGCGCCGGTTGCTCGATCGGCGCCGGCACGACGATCTTCCCCGGCGTCGTCCTGTACGAAAACACCATCGTCGGCGCCGGCTGCATTTTGCACGCGGCGTCGATCCTGGGCGCGTATGGCTTTGGCTACGATTCTTCCAGCGGCAAGCATGTGCTCTCGGCGCAGCTGGGCAACGTTGTGCTGGGAGACAACGTCGAGATCGGCGCCGCCACCACGATCGACCGCGGCACCTACGGACCGACCGTGATCGGCGAAGGAACCAAAGTCGACAACCAGGTGATGATCGCTCACAACTGCCGGATCGGCCGCCACAACCTGATCTGCTCGCAGGTCGGCATCGCCGGCAGCACCAGCACCGGCGACTATGTCGTGATGGCGGGCCAGGTGGGCGTTCGCGACCATGTCCACATCGGCGACGGCGCGATTCTGGGCGCCAAGGCAGGCATCTCTTGCGACATCGGCGCCGGGCAAAATGTGATTGGCGCTCCGGCAATCTCCGCCAAAGAAAAGAAGCTGGAACTGGCGCTGGTCAGCAAGTTGCCCGAGATGCGCAAGCAGCTCAAAGCGCTGCTGACCCGGGTCGACCAACTCGAAAAAGAAGAAGAGCTGCGCAAGACGGCCTAAGGAGTTCATCAGCAAGGACGCCATGAATTCTAACGCAACCACGCAACAGCCGCCGTTCGGTTTGCTCGCCGGATGGGGACGCCTGCCGATCGAAGTGGTAACCGCACTTACGCGGCGCGGCTACGCCGTGCACACGCTGCTGATCAAAGACCACGCCGATCCGATCCTGGCTGAGCTCTCGACTTCGCACGAGTGGATCGGGCTCGGGCAGCTCGGCAAGTGCGTTCGCTTCTATCACCGCAACCACGTGAAGACCGCCACGATGGTCGGCAAGGTTCACAAGGTGCGGCTGTTCGACCGGAACGTGCTGTGGAATCACTTTCCCGATTGGTATGGCGCCTGGACTTTCGCGCCCCACTTCCTGCTGGGAACGAAAGACCGCAAAGACGACACGCTGCTGGGCGGCATTTGCCGCGCGTTCTTGAAGAAAGGAATCGAGTTCGTGCCTGCGACCGACTACGCTCCTGATCTGCTGGTCCAATTCGGACACCTGGCGGGCAAACCGTTAAGCAAAAAACAGTTGGCCGACGTTGAGTACGGCTGGCGATTGGCCAAAACGATCGGCCAATTCGACACCGGCCAAAGCGTCGCGATCAAAGGTCAAACCGCGCTGGCGCTGGAAGCGGTCGAAGGGACCGACGAGTGCATCCGCCGCGCCGGTCAGCTCTGCCGATCCGGCGGGTTCACCATCGTCAAGGTCGCCAAGCCGCAACAAGATATGCGGTTCGACGTGCCGACTATCGGCGTCGGCACGATCGAAACAATGAAGGCCTCGGGCGCGGTAGCGCTCGTGATCGAAGCGGACAAGACGATCATCGTCGATCGCGAAGAAGTGCTCGCCAAAGCGAACGAGCTGGGCATCGCGGTACTGGCCGCCACCGGCGGCCGGCTGGGCGAAGTGCTGACCGACGAAGACGCCGTCGCGGCGTAACGATCCGGGTAGGGCAGGCCGTGCCTGCCGACATGGATACGTTTGCGATTCCGGCAGGCACGGCCTGCCCTACGAAAAAGCGGCCGCAAATCTGGTTTGCGGCCGTGTTCAGTTGGTTTCTCTTTCGATAGCGATGAACGCATTCCCTCGGCTCGCGCCTCTGGCTACGATGCGTTCTCCGCTTTCGGCTTTCCGCTTTTCTTTATGGCGTGATGCAATAAAGCTTCGGCCCGGTGCGAATTAGCAACTTACCGGGCACCGCCGCATAGCCGTACAGGACCGGTCCCGAAGAACCTGGCGGACCGCGGCGACCACCTTCTTTCCCTTCGGCGGCTGGCGCTGCGGCGGGTTGTTCCGCTTCCGGATCCCATAGCATGTTCTCGGCCAGCACTTCCCATTTGGGGCCCGCTTTCACGACGGTCGTTTTGCCATCTTTGCCGAAGAAGTAAACGCGATCGCCTACCCCCAGCGAAGTCGCCCAGCACGATTGCGACAGGCGCTCGGTGAAGAGGGTCTCGCCGCTTTCGACATCGACGCCAAACACGACGCCGCTCTTGTTGACCCAATAGGCGACGCCGTTGTGCACGATCGGGGTGCTGAACGACGAAGACGCTTTCTCGTTTCGCCACAACACCTCAGCCGTCGCTCCGGCATCCGACTCACGGACGCGAACCGCCATGTTCGAGCGTTTGGCCCCGGCGCCAGACTCTTCGCCGCGACCGGCCGAAGCGCCCACCAAAAATACCCCATCGCCGTAGGGCATCGGCGTGTTGGTCGTGTTGCCGCCGAGATCGTCAATCGTCCACAGCTTCTTGCCATTGATCACGTCGTAACCATCGACCGTGCCGCTGCTGCTGACGATGGCTTGCGGACCACCAGGGGTCTGGATCACGCGGGGCGAGCTCCAGCTGATCTTGCTTTCGCGATCGGTCTTCCAGATCGCTTCGCCCGTCTTCTTGTCGAAGGCGACGATGTAGGAGGGGCCGTCATTCTCGACCAGCAAGATCACCGCGTCCTCGCTCAGAGCCGGCGAAGCGGCCAGGCCGTGGTTCGATTTCAGCTCGCCATACTCGGCGATCAGCGACTTGCTCCACAGCTGTTCGCCGTCGTGCGACAGGGTGATCATGTCGCCACTTTCAAAGAAGGCATAAACGCCCAACTGATCAACGGCCGGGGTCGGCGCCGCGCGGCTGACGTAGGTGCTGCTCTTGATCGGCAGCGACGACTTGAACTCCTTCTGCCACAGCTGTTTGCCGTCGGCCAGGTTCAAGCAAGTGACGATGTTCGACTCCTTGTTCGGGCCGTCAATCGAGGTGACGTAGACCTTGCCGTTCCAAACGATCGGGCTCGACTGTCCGTAACCTTTCAGGTCGGCGGTCCAGCCGATGTTACTGTCAGGCGACCATTTCAGCGGCAGTTGATCAGCGGCGGGAGCTTCGACTCCGGCGCCTTGAAACGCGGGCCAATTGTCGCTGCCGACCGCCATGGCGCTCAGCAGGACTAAACAGGAAACCGCATGCATATCGTTTCTCGCAGATAAAGGGAATTTGATTCGTAGGGAGGTCGAATTGACTACCAAGTTTACCTTGTTTTCAGCTGCGGTTGGTTAAATTCAACACGAACTACCTTCCGCTCTCCCTGATCCGAGGTCCGAATCGCGGTGTGGCTGAC includes:
- the lysS gene encoding lysine--tRNA ligase, producing the protein MLASVVTKKLTAKNRPWTVSEDEANLSALEAARRQKMQQLVDLGIDPWGQRFDDHVAIADVRTKEGEITAKTETVDGKESTNYTGPKVRIAGRIVLMRSAGKLIFADVRDRTGQIQIFIGQNQVGERNWKIAQCLDLADIVGIDGELKKTKTGELTVFVEELHFLTKTLDPPPEKHKGLTDPELRQRMRYLDLAHTDGAIERFVKRIEIVKSVRQTLSNQGFLEIEGPTLHAIAGGAAARPFITHHNALGMELYMRIALELHLKRLLVGGMERVFELGRVYRNEGISPKHNPEFTMLEVYQAYGNYRSMMDLTEAIITDAIKAIGEKFELPYGETLVNFTPPFERRTYAELFQECTGIDPTDDNAVKLYAVNLGLDTEGKHPDVIRNEIFEEKVEDSLQGPIFVIDYPASICPLTKRKPDNPAVAERFELFINGMEVANAYTELNDPDLQDQLFRTQLEGQPEEDSMAKMDHDFIRALRNGMPPAGGLGIGIDRLVMLLTNTQTIREIILFPLLRHETSQE
- a CDS encoding ABC transporter ATP-binding protein → MSNAEPQGLSALEIRLQRESVLPDHEARRHGVTGPHIAASKFTPPAAAPEAKSEKPAKKKKKPLLETKNLHKSYRKGRLTIPVLRGVDFAAEEGKITTIIGQSGSGKSTLLHLMGTLDSPDSGEINFANTRIDKLNIRQRDALRSRAFGMIFQFYHLLPELTTLENVLTPIMISHGMWRYWAARKKFRKRAEELLEMVGLGHRVTHKPRELSGGEMQRTAIARALIAQPRILLADEPTGNLDEQTGGEIMDILKRLNREQNLTIVMVTHDNAIAEQGHETIRLTGGRVEKT
- a CDS encoding ABC transporter permease, with protein sequence MYKLLLCLRYLRTRYIALASIISVTLGVATMIVVNSVMSGFAHEMHSRLHGILSDVVLESHSLNGFYHWEEELAKVQEVAGDDIEAVTATVHVPAMLSIKIRDQWMPRHVTLVGIDPASYAKVSDFTQYLKHPANRKNVNFDLKESGYEAEEGSPLREAGWGHRRGKVMYERELEMQLMQFRQFEETGRWPDQDLLKQKRMMQPAPIALVDHEEDVLEQTIVPPFASDPDAPPLPGARPEELNKMANAELYDENKKGADPFSSRRGLPAESTYDPLTHQATGLILGIAIGSVRDRDKVTGEVKDFFMVLPGDDVKLTFPTAENPPKAMNATFTVTDFYESKMSEYDAAFAFMPLDQLQRLRGMIHPEQGTAISSIQIKLKEGANLQEVTDRLRAAFPPATSPYRIQSWRDLQGPLLSAVEMEKTILNILLFLIIGVAGFGILATFYMIVVEKTKDIGILKSLGASGGGIMSIFLGYGLSLGIVGSGVGMVLGLLFVININRVAAVIEWITGREVFDPTVYYFREIPTIIEPWSIVWVVAGAMLIAVLASVLPAMRAARLHPVEALRYE
- a CDS encoding AraC family transcriptional regulator, whose protein sequence is MNATRTRYAEKILRVQILIQNHLDEDLSLETLADAAGYSPYHFHRVFRGIVGESADDYVRRLRMERAAQSLRYRRRSVLEVALDAGYGSHEAFTRAFVRTFGVTPSDYQSLEHPPAAIKEHIMSTVSYETTDVQIKTQPSRRMAYIRVVGKYDFETLNPAFGKVLQFAGQNGLINEKTECMGVYHDDPLVTDGGKQRSDVGFTVDENFQPTGEIQVQTIPSGRCAVLRHKGHYDSLHGAYNWLFSVWLPDSGYEPGNIAAYEIYVNDASQLPPEEWLTDICIPLA
- a CDS encoding suppressor of fused domain protein, which encodes MPIQFRCAVCSKNFKVDEKHVGRKTICKGCGTMFLVPQPGEPTSIVIPSEVDLKPLVPTLPAEPPKRVIDRDGRLFAAISSHVEKHIGSITRIFRDYVSEKNQVDILWVKPTPVVPFHTLVTCGMAEAPMPVPPEAEDRAYAEMLLCLPQNWPIDDGALANEAIYWPLRWMKHIARLPQEKKTYIAKSHVLPNGVPTRPFHTSTPMSAWMFIPPPFESAELKRTAVGERTVHFIGMQALHMNELRFFYQHGYAETLRRLQAEFPARTLHSMRRPSFLTPG